A genomic segment from Glycine max cultivar Williams 82 chromosome 1, Glycine_max_v4.0, whole genome shotgun sequence encodes:
- the LOC100788919 gene encoding uncharacterized protein At4g38062, with protein MDVYEEMEEAKAEIEKLKVKLGDKTNTLQNIKKYYDAQVNKIQEAIFKVEKLNQEMLQKADDINDDLKESLNNKESIAKHLNAANDELGANCDDKFRKWHDEERGYVLALEEANEKLDNQEKQMHLSRQEIESMEGCFSISYNKCLEIEKNLEASSKLGEANDMFQKLEEENMKVEEQLEWKEEHFKHLGEVHEKLIDQFKASKEWELEKPTLLDEISSLKSMLDYHKRISHDLQHQLQMCNQALAHEESLRKRLEDEVSNLNKEKEEKCFQLKQMELKDAALISSKKDISEEREQAACFMRQVESYGLANELLHLPHNEFDWHKDLHMEDGFKEQLNEVYDALDRANIELDERICEKSEMEFELRIWKSFVERLRNALEENLVMRKELENSLLAQVDFSESLAQEKDSLVYKLEEKENKIECLQQHVLLFEQEPKVKETEASVPASGEIAESSENVEVRYLQIIEEKDKILEEFQKEVLSLEQESLRRELESAMIAKSNMERTNEFEKENPIQIIKGKNVRTDELMQQVTSLEQKFTNSLTSISSQLAEKQAEIIHVKEACDKITAAEVLAALEVEEKKLMLVELEYDIHDMEQKLKLKDENWRQSEQLALDIEEEMDAKQLQIKELIDQMENKLRGSDVFLQKLKIENRSLLESATRLSSERENLLGFVLGLGDKMCECTTADTQLMDTLRSMVQSFENDSLGINFKKDDELLVKENMIMHSPTGIKKLETFSDIRSPFKELDN; from the coding sequence ATGGATGTTTATGAAGAAATGGAAGAAGCTAAAGCTGAAATTGAGAAACTCAAGGTAAAACTAGGAGACAAGACAAATACACTTCAGAACATAAAGAAATACTATGATGCACAGGTCAATAAGATACAGGAAGCTATTTTCAAAGTTGAGAAGCTGAATCAAGAAATGCTTCAAAAGGCAGATGATATCAATGATGATCTCAAAGAGAGTTTAAATAATAAAGAGTCCATCGCCAAACATCTCAATGCCGCAAATGATGAACTTGGAGCAAATTGTGATGATAAATTTAGAAAGTGGCATGATGAAGAAAGAGGGTATGTATTGGCGTTAGAGGAGGCAAATGAGAAACTGGATAACCAAGAAAAACAGATGCATCTGAGTAGACAAGAGATTGAAAGCATGGAAGGTTGCTTTTCAATTTCATACAACAAGTGTTtggaaatagagaaaaatttagAAGCATCAAGCAAACTAGGAGAAGCGAATGACATGTTTCAGAAGTTAGAGGAGGAAAACATGAAGGTGGAAGAACAATTAGAATGGAAGGAGGAACATTTTAAACATCTTGGAGAGGTACATGAAAAACTTATAGATCAGTTTAAGGCAAGTAAGGAGTGGGAGTTGGAAAAACCTACATTGCTTGATGAGATTTCCTCATTGAAGTCTATGTTAGACTATCATAAAAGAATATCGCATGATCTGCAACACCAGTTACAGATGTGCAACCAAGCCCTTGCTCATGAAGAAAGCCTGAGAAAGCGTCTGGAAGATGAAGTCTCAAATTTgaacaaagagaaagaagagaagtgTTTTCAATTGAAGCAGATGGAGTTGAAAGATGCTGCTTTGATCAGTTCCAAGAAAGATATCAGTGAAGAGCGAGAGCAAGCAGCATGTTTCATGAGGCAGGTTGAGTCCTATGGACTTGCCAATGAACTGCTGCATTTGCCACACAACGAATTTGATTGGCACAAGGATTTGCATATGGAAGATGGTTTCAAAGAACAACTTAATGAAGTTTATGATGCTTTAGACAGGGCAAACATTGAATTGGATGAGAGAATATGTGAAAAAAGTGAAATGGAGTTTGAATTGAGAATATGGAAGTCATTTGTTGAACGTTTGAGGAATGCTCTTGAAGAAAATCTTGTCATGCGAAAAGAACTGGAAAATTCACTCCTTGCACAAGTAGATTTTAGTGAAAGCCTCGCGCAAGAGAAAGATAGCCTGGTTTATAAGttggaagaaaaagagaataaaatagaatgCCTGCAGCAACATGTTCTCCTATTTGAACAAGAACCAAAAGTAAAGGAAACAGAAGCTTCTGTTCCAGCAAGCGGGGAAATAGCTGAGTCCTCTGAAAATGTTGAAGTGAGATATCTCCAGATAATTGAAGAGAAGGACAAGATTTTAGAGGAGTTCCAAAAAGAGGTTCTTAGCCTTGAACAAGAGTCATTAAGAAGAGAACTTGAAAGTGCTATGATTGCAAAAAGCAACATGGAAAGAACCAATGAGTTTGAGAAAGAGAATCCTATTCAGATTATAAAGGGAAAGAATGTGAGAACAGATGAACTCATGCAACAGGTGACTTCACTGGAACAGAAGTTCACTAACTCCTTAACCTCCATTTCCTCACAGCTTGCTGAGAAACAGGCAGAAATTATTCATGTCAAAGAAGCTTGTGATAAGATCACAGCAGCTGAAGTTCTAGCTGCACTTGAAGTTGAAGAGAAGAAGTTGATGTTAGTGGAACTTGAGTATGATATCCATGATATGGAGCAGAAACTGAaactgaaagatgaaaattggaGGCAATCAGAACAGCTTGCATTGGATATTGAAGAGGAAATGGATGCAAAACAATTACAAATAAAAGAGTTAATTGATCAAATGGAGAACAAGCTTAGAGGCTCAgatgtttttcttcaaaaactcAAGATAGAGAATAGAAGTTTGCTTGAAAGTGCTACAAGATTGTCATCAGAAAGGGAAAACTTGTTGGGTTTTGTTCTGGGATTGGGTGATAAAATGTGTGAGTGCACTACTGCAGACACTCAACTAATGGACACATTGAGAAGCATGGTGCAGTCTTTTGAGAATGATAGTCTAGGAATCAATTTTAAGAAGGATGATGAATTGCTTGTAAAAGAGAATATGATAATGCATTCTCCCACGGGGATAAAGAAACTTGAAACCTTTTCTGATATAAGGTCACCATTTAAGGAGCTCGACAATTAG
- the LOC100789444 gene encoding mechanosensitive ion channel protein 2, chloroplastic isoform X1: protein MTLPGSLQLSHGLGLCRNLDCNKHLRAMGRGKLHLFSAGPSYPILFMRQECRGFQHLRHINRPTHTLSCKSHSFKCHSFLVSGQPNNLPAVKVAATVLARSCNILQNSPIIVKLIPAVGVIIFAIWGVGPLLFQTRKLLFQRSDSSWKKSTTYYIVASYLQPLLLWTGAILICRALEPLILPSETSQIVKERLLNFVRSLSTVLAFAYCLSSVIQQVQKFLAESTDASEARNMGFQFAGKAVYSAVWIAAFSLFMELLGFSTQKWVTAGGLGTVLLTLAGREIFTNFLSSVMIHATRPFVVNEWIQTKIEGYEVSGTVEHVGWWSPTIIRGEDREAVHIPNHKFTVNVVRNLSQKTHWRIKTHLAISHLDVNKINNIVADMRKVLAKNPQVEQQRLHRRVFLDNINPENQALLILVSCFVKTSHFEEYLCVKEAILLDLLRVIGHHRARLATPVRTLQKIYSDADLENIPFADSTFGHGAGTVPHRPLLVIEPSYKINGDDKKSRAARPAVDQDNKTATQTKVDTKTHNVARGTQDDTEGDNKVLTPNSDANGNSKTVVTPKPDPEVGENKPLKSDSNKENVEVPESPSKSKVTGLVVDNSAQKDVDVKQSKVQITKNIKPNIDSDNVVSSSTNNADKIGGFNTNMPMKQQGEKKPAAQAHASRTVLEENIVLGVALEGSKRTLPIDEEIDNVTCREAKEMAALQGGNGSPKASDGNDK, encoded by the exons ATGACTCTTCCTGGTTCCCTGCAGTTGTCCCATGGATTGGGACTTTGCAGGAACCTGGACTGCAATAAGCATTTG AGGGCCATGGGACGTGGCAAGTTACATTTATTTAGTGCAGGTCCTTCATATCCTATTTTG TTCATGAGACAGGAATGCAGGGGTTTTCAACACCTTCGTCATATAAACAGGCCAACACATACATTATCTTGCAAATCCCACTCTTTTAAGTGTCATTCTTTTTTAGTGTCAGGTCAACCAAATAATCTTCCTGCTGTTAAGGTGGCTGCTACTGTGTTGGCTag GTCTTGTAATatattgcaaaatagtcctatCATAGTAAAGTTGATTCCTGCAGTTGGCGTTATCATTTTTGCAATATGGGGTGTTGGTCCATTATTGTTTCAGACAAGGAAATTACTTTTTCAG AGGAGTGATAGTAGTTGGAAGAAAAGTACCACTTACTATATAGTAGCTTCTTACCTTCAGCCATTACTGTTATGGACTGGAGCAATACTTATTTGCAG AGCATTGGAGCCATTAATCCTACCTTCAGAAACTAGCCAGATTGTTAAGGAACGGCTTTTGAATTTTGTAAGATCATTATCAACAGTACTGGCCTTTGCCTATTGTTTGTCAAG TGTAATTCAACAAGTGCAGAAATTCTTAGCCGAGAGTACTGATGCAAGTGAGGCGAGAAAT ATGGGATTCCAATTTGCTGGCAAAGCTGTTTACTCTGCGGTATGGATAGCTGCCTTTTCACTGTTTATGGAATTGCTGGGCTTCTCTACCCAGAAATGGGTTACTGCAGGAGGTCTTGGGACAGTTTTGTTGACCCTTGCTGGTCGTGAG ATATTTACAAACTTCCTTTCAAGTGTGATGATTCATGCAACCCGACCTTTTGTGGTTAATGAATGGATTCAAACAAAGATTGAAGGATATGAGGTTTCTGGTACAGTCGAG CATGTTGGCTGGTGGTCACCAACAATTATTAGAGGTGAAGATCGTGAAGCTGTTCACATTCCAAACCACAAATTTACAGTGAATGTTGTGCGGAACCTTAGTCAAAAAACACATTGGCGAATCAAAACCCATCTAGCAATTAGTCATTTGGATGTAAATAAGATTAAT AACATTGTTGCCGACATGAGGAAAGTATTAGCCAAAAATCCTCAAGTTGAGCAGCAGAGGTTGCACAGGAGAGTGTTTTTGGACAACATAAATCCTGAAAATCAGGCACTTTTG ATTCTGGTGTCTTGTTTTGTTAAGACCTCACATTTTGAAGAATATCTGTGTGTTAAG gaAGCTATACTGTTAGATCTTCTTAGAGTTATTGGCCATCACCGAGCCCGACTTGCCACACCGGTCCGTACCCTGCAGAAAATATACAGTGATGCTGACTTGGAGAACATACCATTTGCAGATTCGACATTTGGTCATGGTGCTGGGACAGTACCTCACCGTCCATTATTAGTGATTGAACCATCTTACAAGATCAATGGAGATGATAAGAAAAGTCGAGCTGCACGGCCAGCTGTTGATCAAGATAACAAGACAGCTACGCAAACCAAAGTTGACACCAAGACACACAACGTGGCTAGAGGAACCCAGGATGACACTGAGGGGGATAACAAAGTTTTGACACCTAACTCTGATGCAAATGGAAACTCTAAGACAGTTGTGACACCCAAACCTGATCCTGAAGTGGGTGAAAACAAGCCATTGAAATCAGATTCAAACAAGGAGAACGTGGAGGTGCCAGAATCTCCTTCTAAATCCAAAGTTACTGGTTTGGTAGTGGATAATTCAGCCCAGAAGGACGTAGATGTCAAACAATCCAAGGTTCAGATCACTAAAAACATAAAGCCAAATATTGACTCTGACAATGTAGTGTCCTCCTCAACTAACAATGCTGACAAAATTGGTGGATTTAATACGAATATGCCAATGAAACAGCAAGGGGAAAAGAAACCTGCTGCACAGGCTCATGCATCCAGGACTGTTCTGGAAGAGAATATAGTTCTAGGTGTTGCATTGGAGGGATCAAAGAGAACACTTCCCATTGATGAGGAGATTGACAATGTGACATGTCGAGAGGCAAAGGAAATGGCTGCTTTGCAGGGTGGAAATGGATCTCCAAAGGCTTCAGATGGAAATGACAAGTAG
- the LOC100789444 gene encoding mechanosensitive ion channel protein 2, chloroplastic isoform X2, whose amino-acid sequence MTLPGSLQLSHGLGLCRNLDCNKHLFMRQECRGFQHLRHINRPTHTLSCKSHSFKCHSFLVSGQPNNLPAVKVAATVLARSCNILQNSPIIVKLIPAVGVIIFAIWGVGPLLFQTRKLLFQRSDSSWKKSTTYYIVASYLQPLLLWTGAILICRALEPLILPSETSQIVKERLLNFVRSLSTVLAFAYCLSSVIQQVQKFLAESTDASEARNMGFQFAGKAVYSAVWIAAFSLFMELLGFSTQKWVTAGGLGTVLLTLAGREIFTNFLSSVMIHATRPFVVNEWIQTKIEGYEVSGTVEHVGWWSPTIIRGEDREAVHIPNHKFTVNVVRNLSQKTHWRIKTHLAISHLDVNKINNIVADMRKVLAKNPQVEQQRLHRRVFLDNINPENQALLILVSCFVKTSHFEEYLCVKEAILLDLLRVIGHHRARLATPVRTLQKIYSDADLENIPFADSTFGHGAGTVPHRPLLVIEPSYKINGDDKKSRAARPAVDQDNKTATQTKVDTKTHNVARGTQDDTEGDNKVLTPNSDANGNSKTVVTPKPDPEVGENKPLKSDSNKENVEVPESPSKSKVTGLVVDNSAQKDVDVKQSKVQITKNIKPNIDSDNVVSSSTNNADKIGGFNTNMPMKQQGEKKPAAQAHASRTVLEENIVLGVALEGSKRTLPIDEEIDNVTCREAKEMAALQGGNGSPKASDGNDK is encoded by the exons ATGACTCTTCCTGGTTCCCTGCAGTTGTCCCATGGATTGGGACTTTGCAGGAACCTGGACTGCAATAAGCATTTG TTCATGAGACAGGAATGCAGGGGTTTTCAACACCTTCGTCATATAAACAGGCCAACACATACATTATCTTGCAAATCCCACTCTTTTAAGTGTCATTCTTTTTTAGTGTCAGGTCAACCAAATAATCTTCCTGCTGTTAAGGTGGCTGCTACTGTGTTGGCTag GTCTTGTAATatattgcaaaatagtcctatCATAGTAAAGTTGATTCCTGCAGTTGGCGTTATCATTTTTGCAATATGGGGTGTTGGTCCATTATTGTTTCAGACAAGGAAATTACTTTTTCAG AGGAGTGATAGTAGTTGGAAGAAAAGTACCACTTACTATATAGTAGCTTCTTACCTTCAGCCATTACTGTTATGGACTGGAGCAATACTTATTTGCAG AGCATTGGAGCCATTAATCCTACCTTCAGAAACTAGCCAGATTGTTAAGGAACGGCTTTTGAATTTTGTAAGATCATTATCAACAGTACTGGCCTTTGCCTATTGTTTGTCAAG TGTAATTCAACAAGTGCAGAAATTCTTAGCCGAGAGTACTGATGCAAGTGAGGCGAGAAAT ATGGGATTCCAATTTGCTGGCAAAGCTGTTTACTCTGCGGTATGGATAGCTGCCTTTTCACTGTTTATGGAATTGCTGGGCTTCTCTACCCAGAAATGGGTTACTGCAGGAGGTCTTGGGACAGTTTTGTTGACCCTTGCTGGTCGTGAG ATATTTACAAACTTCCTTTCAAGTGTGATGATTCATGCAACCCGACCTTTTGTGGTTAATGAATGGATTCAAACAAAGATTGAAGGATATGAGGTTTCTGGTACAGTCGAG CATGTTGGCTGGTGGTCACCAACAATTATTAGAGGTGAAGATCGTGAAGCTGTTCACATTCCAAACCACAAATTTACAGTGAATGTTGTGCGGAACCTTAGTCAAAAAACACATTGGCGAATCAAAACCCATCTAGCAATTAGTCATTTGGATGTAAATAAGATTAAT AACATTGTTGCCGACATGAGGAAAGTATTAGCCAAAAATCCTCAAGTTGAGCAGCAGAGGTTGCACAGGAGAGTGTTTTTGGACAACATAAATCCTGAAAATCAGGCACTTTTG ATTCTGGTGTCTTGTTTTGTTAAGACCTCACATTTTGAAGAATATCTGTGTGTTAAG gaAGCTATACTGTTAGATCTTCTTAGAGTTATTGGCCATCACCGAGCCCGACTTGCCACACCGGTCCGTACCCTGCAGAAAATATACAGTGATGCTGACTTGGAGAACATACCATTTGCAGATTCGACATTTGGTCATGGTGCTGGGACAGTACCTCACCGTCCATTATTAGTGATTGAACCATCTTACAAGATCAATGGAGATGATAAGAAAAGTCGAGCTGCACGGCCAGCTGTTGATCAAGATAACAAGACAGCTACGCAAACCAAAGTTGACACCAAGACACACAACGTGGCTAGAGGAACCCAGGATGACACTGAGGGGGATAACAAAGTTTTGACACCTAACTCTGATGCAAATGGAAACTCTAAGACAGTTGTGACACCCAAACCTGATCCTGAAGTGGGTGAAAACAAGCCATTGAAATCAGATTCAAACAAGGAGAACGTGGAGGTGCCAGAATCTCCTTCTAAATCCAAAGTTACTGGTTTGGTAGTGGATAATTCAGCCCAGAAGGACGTAGATGTCAAACAATCCAAGGTTCAGATCACTAAAAACATAAAGCCAAATATTGACTCTGACAATGTAGTGTCCTCCTCAACTAACAATGCTGACAAAATTGGTGGATTTAATACGAATATGCCAATGAAACAGCAAGGGGAAAAGAAACCTGCTGCACAGGCTCATGCATCCAGGACTGTTCTGGAAGAGAATATAGTTCTAGGTGTTGCATTGGAGGGATCAAAGAGAACACTTCCCATTGATGAGGAGATTGACAATGTGACATGTCGAGAGGCAAAGGAAATGGCTGCTTTGCAGGGTGGAAATGGATCTCCAAAGGCTTCAGATGGAAATGACAAGTAG
- the LOC100789444 gene encoding mechanosensitive ion channel protein 2, chloroplastic isoform X3 — protein MFMRQECRGFQHLRHINRPTHTLSCKSHSFKCHSFLVSGQPNNLPAVKVAATVLARSCNILQNSPIIVKLIPAVGVIIFAIWGVGPLLFQTRKLLFQRSDSSWKKSTTYYIVASYLQPLLLWTGAILICRALEPLILPSETSQIVKERLLNFVRSLSTVLAFAYCLSSVIQQVQKFLAESTDASEARNMGFQFAGKAVYSAVWIAAFSLFMELLGFSTQKWVTAGGLGTVLLTLAGREIFTNFLSSVMIHATRPFVVNEWIQTKIEGYEVSGTVEHVGWWSPTIIRGEDREAVHIPNHKFTVNVVRNLSQKTHWRIKTHLAISHLDVNKINNIVADMRKVLAKNPQVEQQRLHRRVFLDNINPENQALLILVSCFVKTSHFEEYLCVKEAILLDLLRVIGHHRARLATPVRTLQKIYSDADLENIPFADSTFGHGAGTVPHRPLLVIEPSYKINGDDKKSRAARPAVDQDNKTATQTKVDTKTHNVARGTQDDTEGDNKVLTPNSDANGNSKTVVTPKPDPEVGENKPLKSDSNKENVEVPESPSKSKVTGLVVDNSAQKDVDVKQSKVQITKNIKPNIDSDNVVSSSTNNADKIGGFNTNMPMKQQGEKKPAAQAHASRTVLEENIVLGVALEGSKRTLPIDEEIDNVTCREAKEMAALQGGNGSPKASDGNDK, from the exons ATG TTCATGAGACAGGAATGCAGGGGTTTTCAACACCTTCGTCATATAAACAGGCCAACACATACATTATCTTGCAAATCCCACTCTTTTAAGTGTCATTCTTTTTTAGTGTCAGGTCAACCAAATAATCTTCCTGCTGTTAAGGTGGCTGCTACTGTGTTGGCTag GTCTTGTAATatattgcaaaatagtcctatCATAGTAAAGTTGATTCCTGCAGTTGGCGTTATCATTTTTGCAATATGGGGTGTTGGTCCATTATTGTTTCAGACAAGGAAATTACTTTTTCAG AGGAGTGATAGTAGTTGGAAGAAAAGTACCACTTACTATATAGTAGCTTCTTACCTTCAGCCATTACTGTTATGGACTGGAGCAATACTTATTTGCAG AGCATTGGAGCCATTAATCCTACCTTCAGAAACTAGCCAGATTGTTAAGGAACGGCTTTTGAATTTTGTAAGATCATTATCAACAGTACTGGCCTTTGCCTATTGTTTGTCAAG TGTAATTCAACAAGTGCAGAAATTCTTAGCCGAGAGTACTGATGCAAGTGAGGCGAGAAAT ATGGGATTCCAATTTGCTGGCAAAGCTGTTTACTCTGCGGTATGGATAGCTGCCTTTTCACTGTTTATGGAATTGCTGGGCTTCTCTACCCAGAAATGGGTTACTGCAGGAGGTCTTGGGACAGTTTTGTTGACCCTTGCTGGTCGTGAG ATATTTACAAACTTCCTTTCAAGTGTGATGATTCATGCAACCCGACCTTTTGTGGTTAATGAATGGATTCAAACAAAGATTGAAGGATATGAGGTTTCTGGTACAGTCGAG CATGTTGGCTGGTGGTCACCAACAATTATTAGAGGTGAAGATCGTGAAGCTGTTCACATTCCAAACCACAAATTTACAGTGAATGTTGTGCGGAACCTTAGTCAAAAAACACATTGGCGAATCAAAACCCATCTAGCAATTAGTCATTTGGATGTAAATAAGATTAAT AACATTGTTGCCGACATGAGGAAAGTATTAGCCAAAAATCCTCAAGTTGAGCAGCAGAGGTTGCACAGGAGAGTGTTTTTGGACAACATAAATCCTGAAAATCAGGCACTTTTG ATTCTGGTGTCTTGTTTTGTTAAGACCTCACATTTTGAAGAATATCTGTGTGTTAAG gaAGCTATACTGTTAGATCTTCTTAGAGTTATTGGCCATCACCGAGCCCGACTTGCCACACCGGTCCGTACCCTGCAGAAAATATACAGTGATGCTGACTTGGAGAACATACCATTTGCAGATTCGACATTTGGTCATGGTGCTGGGACAGTACCTCACCGTCCATTATTAGTGATTGAACCATCTTACAAGATCAATGGAGATGATAAGAAAAGTCGAGCTGCACGGCCAGCTGTTGATCAAGATAACAAGACAGCTACGCAAACCAAAGTTGACACCAAGACACACAACGTGGCTAGAGGAACCCAGGATGACACTGAGGGGGATAACAAAGTTTTGACACCTAACTCTGATGCAAATGGAAACTCTAAGACAGTTGTGACACCCAAACCTGATCCTGAAGTGGGTGAAAACAAGCCATTGAAATCAGATTCAAACAAGGAGAACGTGGAGGTGCCAGAATCTCCTTCTAAATCCAAAGTTACTGGTTTGGTAGTGGATAATTCAGCCCAGAAGGACGTAGATGTCAAACAATCCAAGGTTCAGATCACTAAAAACATAAAGCCAAATATTGACTCTGACAATGTAGTGTCCTCCTCAACTAACAATGCTGACAAAATTGGTGGATTTAATACGAATATGCCAATGAAACAGCAAGGGGAAAAGAAACCTGCTGCACAGGCTCATGCATCCAGGACTGTTCTGGAAGAGAATATAGTTCTAGGTGTTGCATTGGAGGGATCAAAGAGAACACTTCCCATTGATGAGGAGATTGACAATGTGACATGTCGAGAGGCAAAGGAAATGGCTGCTTTGCAGGGTGGAAATGGATCTCCAAAGGCTTCAGATGGAAATGACAAGTAG